Proteins encoded by one window of Kribbella italica:
- a CDS encoding Lrp/AsnC family transcriptional regulator, protein MTVDLDLTDWAILGELQRDGRMPLTELGRRVSLSASATTERVKRLETSGVISGYSARIDLPKTGYAVLAVIRLKYPGNKHAPLHQLLKERGEILECLRTTGDDCYLLKVAAGSMAHLEQLVNELTEFGSTTTNLVYTETQPYRGPYAPPELS, encoded by the coding sequence ATGACCGTGGATCTCGATCTGACCGACTGGGCCATCCTCGGCGAGCTGCAACGGGACGGGCGGATGCCGCTGACCGAGCTCGGCCGGCGGGTCAGCCTGAGCGCCTCGGCGACGACCGAGCGGGTCAAGCGGCTGGAGACGAGCGGCGTGATCAGCGGCTACAGCGCGCGGATCGACCTGCCGAAGACCGGGTACGCCGTACTCGCGGTGATCCGGCTGAAGTACCCCGGCAACAAGCACGCACCGCTGCACCAGCTGCTGAAGGAACGCGGCGAGATCCTGGAGTGCCTGCGGACCACGGGTGACGACTGCTACCTGCTGAAGGTCGCGGCCGGGTCGATGGCCCATCTCGAGCAGCTGGTGAACGAGCTGACCGAGTTCGGGTCGACGACGACGAACCTGGTCTACACCGAGACCCAGCCGTACCGCGGGCCGTACGCGCCGCCGGAGCTGTCGTGA
- a CDS encoding deaminase has protein sequence MTPDELLRRAIALSAAAIESGNPPFGSLLADAEGNVLAEDHNTSVTDHDITAHPELKLALWASRNLTPEVAAGTTMYTSCQPCGMCGGALERSGLGRVVYAMSGAQVNALKPGGGFLPVPTEGPVLPDEASAVAAAYYKS, from the coding sequence GTGACCCCCGACGAACTGCTGCGCCGCGCGATCGCGCTCTCCGCGGCCGCGATCGAGAGCGGCAACCCGCCGTTCGGATCGTTGCTGGCCGATGCCGAGGGCAACGTCCTGGCCGAGGACCACAACACCTCGGTCACCGACCACGACATCACCGCCCACCCCGAGCTGAAGCTCGCGCTGTGGGCCTCGCGGAACCTCACGCCGGAGGTTGCGGCGGGCACGACGATGTACACGAGCTGCCAGCCGTGCGGGATGTGCGGCGGCGCGCTCGAACGCTCCGGGCTCGGTCGCGTGGTCTACGCGATGAGCGGCGCGCAGGTGAACGCGCTCAAGCCCGGCGGTGGGTTCCTGCCGGTGCCGACGGAGGGGCCGGTGCTGCCGGACGAGGCGAGCGCGGTCGCAGCGGCGTACTACAAGAGCTGA
- a CDS encoding MerR family transcriptional regulator — MMTIGGAASLVGISVRTLHHWDAIGLVVPSGRTTAGYRVYSDADVARIHRVLVYRELGIALSGIAAVLDDPTADPQEHLRRQRAELTEQIDRLQGMLKAVDRMLDAGGKGIRLTPEQQSEIFGASWRTEWVDEAEQRWSGTPQWSQYAERAAARTPDDWRDLTTEVESFNTDLAAAFRAGTTPGSLDANTLAERHRATIAEHFDCTHAMQVCMARNFTPEYYDHLAPGLTIWLRAAINANAATHGLDPETARWE, encoded by the coding sequence ATGATGACGATTGGGGGAGCGGCGTCGCTGGTCGGGATCAGCGTGCGCACGCTGCACCACTGGGACGCGATCGGACTGGTCGTGCCGAGCGGGCGGACGACGGCCGGGTACCGGGTCTACTCCGACGCCGACGTCGCCCGCATCCACCGCGTCTTGGTCTACCGCGAGCTCGGGATCGCGCTCTCCGGCATCGCCGCCGTCCTCGACGACCCGACCGCGGATCCCCAGGAGCACCTGCGCCGCCAGCGCGCCGAACTGACCGAGCAGATCGACCGCCTGCAGGGGATGCTGAAGGCGGTCGACCGCATGCTCGATGCCGGCGGCAAGGGAATCCGGCTCACCCCCGAGCAGCAGTCCGAGATCTTCGGCGCCTCCTGGCGCACCGAGTGGGTCGACGAGGCCGAGCAGCGCTGGTCGGGCACGCCACAGTGGAGCCAGTACGCCGAACGCGCCGCCGCCCGCACCCCCGACGACTGGCGCGACCTCACCACGGAGGTCGAGTCGTTCAACACCGACCTCGCCGCCGCCTTCCGCGCCGGCACCACCCCCGGCTCGCTCGACGCCAACACCCTCGCCGAACGCCATAGAGCCACGATCGCCGAGCACTTCGACTGCACCCACGCGATGCAGGTCTGCATGGCCCGCAACTTCACCCCCGAGTACTACGACCACCTCGCCCCCGGCCTCACCATCTGGCTCCGAGCCGCCATCAACGCCAACGCCGCCACCCACGGCCTCGACCCGGAGACCGCCCGATGGGAATGA
- a CDS encoding TetR/AcrR family transcriptional regulator: protein MTRAETKDRNRRALLDAAFEVVSRDGYRAKLDEIAERAGLTTGAVYSLFGSKSGLVVALVADYLRPYYEEIEQAVPADLDLLDAVDALARHYRRTCDAPGARAAQSLQLTLLDMALNDPELGAQLGESIRSQETHLIDLLTGRPYDGGKLAPYQAERLVTALRALFVGLSQGVMLGLTPDADERYFADAARALASGAALVTQAAD from the coding sequence ATGACCAGAGCCGAGACCAAGGACCGCAACCGCCGTGCCCTGCTGGACGCCGCCTTCGAGGTCGTCTCCCGCGACGGCTACCGGGCCAAGCTCGACGAGATCGCCGAGCGGGCGGGCCTGACGACCGGCGCCGTCTACTCGTTGTTCGGCAGCAAGAGCGGCCTGGTCGTCGCACTGGTCGCGGACTACCTCCGCCCGTACTACGAGGAGATCGAGCAGGCGGTCCCCGCCGACCTGGATCTCCTGGACGCGGTCGACGCCCTTGCCCGGCACTACCGCCGTACGTGCGACGCACCCGGCGCCCGGGCCGCCCAGTCACTGCAGCTGACGCTTCTGGACATGGCCCTGAACGATCCTGAGCTCGGCGCCCAACTGGGGGAGTCGATCCGGTCCCAAGAGACCCACCTGATCGACCTGCTCACCGGCAGACCGTACGACGGCGGCAAGCTCGCGCCGTACCAGGCCGAACGCCTGGTCACCGCACTCCGAGCGCTGTTCGTCGGCCTGAGTCAGGGCGTGATGCTCGGCCTGACCCCGGACGCCGACGAGCGGTACTTCGCCGACGCGGCCCGCGCACTCGCGTCCGGCGCAGCCCTGGTCACCCAAGCCGCAGATTGA
- a CDS encoding GMC family oxidoreductase: MNTALLEAVLDTIIPADDFPSGVDAGGLRYLDRLLDERPDWVTPVQAALDAIEAAGIALFGSPFEQLSGQRRVEVLDTLAGDASYAWFAKVVNAGYYADPGNGGNDAAVSWSMMGWRPWPGERPDVEQPGPRNVIAPGTVETRYDAIVVGSGAGGGVAAAGLAAAGRNVLVIEAGGWPDVEALATDHLRSARALLELDPVTGPPAGSPRVLELGGRRSMQRPGDPGWNGNATTAGGGTRVYGAQAWRFAPDDFRMASRYGVPEGSALADWPFGYDELEPYYARAEWEIGVSGDDHDGGHAGHRSRPYPMKPLPAGIAADRLAAGARRLGVSTLAVPLLVNSAAYQGRLACAQCAMCIAFACPVDAKNGSHNTVLQRAFATGRCSIMLHATVERLLVDSGGRVTGVAVVGERDGVVWRCSVAASEVVLAAGAIETARLLLNSTSEREPQGIGNNTDQVGRHLQGHRYGGALGIFGEVVEELIGPGASIATADYRFGNEGVVGGGIIANEFVPTPSNTYGYLTAAGLIPLHGAAAKAGMRDLPWRMVRLAGPIQEMTSRDSRVTVDRAVRDRFGVPVVKLAGGAHPEDLRAWDFLTDRAADWLRAAGAEIVVPGSRGDGHGPSGGQHQAGTCRMGDDPATSVTDPWGRVWGHDNLRICDASLHVTNGGVNPVLTVFANAYRVIDHLTGGG, translated from the coding sequence ATGAACACCGCCCTGCTCGAGGCAGTGCTCGACACGATCATCCCCGCCGACGACTTCCCGTCCGGAGTCGACGCAGGAGGCCTGCGGTATCTGGACCGGTTGCTGGACGAGCGGCCTGACTGGGTTACGCCTGTGCAGGCCGCGCTGGACGCGATCGAGGCGGCGGGGATCGCGCTGTTCGGGTCGCCGTTCGAGCAGCTCTCCGGTCAGCGCCGGGTCGAGGTTCTCGACACGCTGGCCGGCGACGCGTCGTACGCGTGGTTCGCCAAGGTCGTCAACGCGGGGTACTACGCGGATCCCGGCAACGGCGGCAACGACGCCGCGGTGTCGTGGTCGATGATGGGCTGGCGGCCGTGGCCGGGTGAGCGGCCCGACGTCGAGCAACCTGGCCCGCGCAACGTCATCGCCCCCGGCACGGTCGAGACCAGGTACGACGCGATCGTGGTCGGCTCGGGAGCCGGTGGCGGGGTGGCCGCCGCTGGTCTCGCTGCGGCGGGTCGCAACGTGCTGGTGATCGAGGCCGGCGGTTGGCCGGACGTCGAGGCGCTGGCGACGGACCATCTGCGCAGCGCCCGCGCTCTCCTCGAGCTCGACCCGGTGACCGGTCCGCCCGCGGGTTCGCCGCGGGTGCTGGAGCTTGGCGGCCGGAGATCGATGCAGCGCCCTGGTGATCCCGGGTGGAACGGCAACGCGACGACGGCCGGTGGCGGGACCCGCGTGTACGGCGCGCAGGCGTGGCGGTTCGCGCCGGACGACTTCCGGATGGCGAGCCGGTACGGCGTACCGGAGGGCAGTGCGCTCGCCGACTGGCCGTTCGGGTACGACGAGTTGGAGCCGTACTACGCGCGGGCCGAGTGGGAGATCGGCGTCAGCGGTGACGACCACGACGGCGGGCATGCCGGGCACCGGTCGCGTCCTTACCCGATGAAGCCGTTGCCGGCCGGGATCGCCGCGGATCGGCTGGCCGCCGGCGCTCGCCGGTTGGGGGTGTCGACGCTGGCCGTGCCGTTGCTGGTGAACTCCGCGGCGTACCAGGGACGGCTGGCGTGTGCGCAGTGCGCGATGTGTATCGCGTTCGCGTGCCCGGTGGACGCCAAGAACGGGAGCCACAACACCGTGCTGCAGCGGGCCTTCGCGACCGGTCGCTGCTCGATCATGCTGCACGCGACGGTGGAGCGGTTGCTGGTCGACTCGGGCGGCCGCGTCACCGGAGTGGCGGTGGTCGGCGAGCGTGACGGGGTGGTGTGGCGGTGTTCGGTCGCTGCGTCTGAGGTCGTGCTGGCGGCCGGGGCGATCGAGACGGCGCGGTTGCTGCTGAACAGCACCTCGGAGCGGGAGCCTCAGGGGATCGGGAACAACACGGATCAGGTGGGGCGGCATCTGCAGGGACACCGGTACGGCGGGGCGCTGGGGATCTTCGGTGAGGTGGTCGAGGAGCTGATCGGGCCGGGCGCTTCGATCGCTACGGCGGACTACCGGTTCGGCAACGAGGGGGTGGTGGGTGGCGGGATCATCGCGAACGAGTTCGTGCCGACGCCGTCCAACACGTACGGGTATCTGACCGCGGCCGGGTTGATCCCGTTGCACGGCGCCGCGGCGAAGGCGGGGATGCGCGACCTGCCGTGGCGGATGGTGCGGCTGGCGGGTCCGATCCAGGAGATGACGAGCCGCGACTCCCGGGTGACGGTCGATCGCGCGGTGCGGGACCGGTTCGGCGTACCGGTGGTGAAGCTCGCGGGTGGGGCGCATCCGGAGGATCTGCGGGCCTGGGATTTCCTGACGGACCGAGCGGCCGACTGGCTGCGGGCGGCCGGCGCCGAGATCGTCGTACCGGGGTCGCGAGGCGATGGTCATGGGCCCAGCGGTGGGCAGCATCAGGCGGGGACGTGCCGGATGGGCGACGATCCGGCAACGTCGGTCACCGATCCGTGGGGGCGGGTGTGGGGGCACGACAACCTGCGGATCTGCGATGCGTCGCTGCACGTGACGAACGGGGGCGTCAATCCGGTGCTGACTGTGTTCGCGAACGCCTACCGCGTCATCGACCACCTGACCGGCGGCGGCTGA
- a CDS encoding winged helix DNA-binding domain-containing protein produces MTMTARALNRASMVRQMLVEREPMAVADAVRRMVAVQAQHPASPYVALFNRVAGFDPHELDAAFAAGIVVKATLMRGTLHAVHTDEHPDFRAAILPMMAGARFEAAFKAGGLTSAEAHAVGVELAAYASEPRSGQDFEAWLDQRLGMGATELWWAMRAVAPLLHAPTGGPWSFGHRPAFVAAPGVPADPERGLEVLTRRYLEGFGPASIADIAQFVKIPRGRVKVAVAALDLEELEGPGGQVLYDVPGGARPDEDLPVPPRLMAMWDSVLLAYDDRARVVPAEYKQVITRNNGDLLPTLLVDGYVAGVWRPVEDGIEATAFRKLPAGVWKALKGEARAMFAMVGERDPRVYRRYDHWWKHLPAVDVRVLPPN; encoded by the coding sequence ATGACGATGACGGCGCGGGCGCTGAACAGGGCGTCCATGGTGCGGCAGATGCTGGTGGAGCGGGAGCCGATGGCGGTGGCCGACGCCGTACGGCGGATGGTGGCGGTCCAGGCGCAGCACCCGGCGTCGCCGTACGTCGCGCTGTTCAACCGGGTCGCCGGGTTCGACCCGCACGAGCTGGACGCGGCGTTCGCGGCCGGGATCGTGGTGAAGGCGACGCTGATGCGGGGCACGCTGCACGCGGTGCACACCGACGAGCACCCGGACTTCCGGGCCGCGATCCTGCCGATGATGGCCGGGGCCCGGTTCGAGGCGGCGTTCAAGGCCGGGGGGCTGACCAGCGCGGAGGCGCACGCGGTCGGGGTGGAGCTGGCGGCGTACGCGTCGGAGCCGCGCAGCGGCCAGGACTTCGAGGCGTGGCTCGACCAGCGGCTCGGCATGGGTGCGACGGAGCTGTGGTGGGCGATGCGGGCGGTCGCGCCGTTGCTGCACGCGCCGACCGGTGGGCCGTGGTCGTTCGGGCACCGGCCCGCGTTCGTCGCGGCGCCCGGCGTACCGGCTGATCCGGAGCGTGGGCTCGAGGTACTCACCCGGCGTTACCTCGAGGGCTTCGGGCCGGCGTCGATCGCCGACATCGCGCAGTTCGTCAAGATCCCGCGCGGCCGGGTGAAGGTGGCCGTCGCGGCGCTCGACCTGGAAGAACTCGAAGGGCCGGGCGGTCAGGTCCTGTACGACGTACCGGGCGGAGCGCGGCCCGACGAGGACCTGCCGGTGCCGCCGCGGCTGATGGCGATGTGGGACAGCGTGCTGCTCGCGTACGACGACCGCGCGCGGGTCGTGCCGGCCGAGTACAAGCAGGTGATCACGCGGAACAACGGCGACCTGCTGCCGACGCTGCTCGTCGACGGGTACGTCGCCGGCGTGTGGCGGCCGGTCGAGGACGGCATCGAGGCGACCGCGTTCCGCAAACTCCCGGCCGGGGTGTGGAAGGCGCTGAAGGGTGAGGCGCGCGCCATGTTCGCGATGGTGGGAGAGCGCGATCCGCGGGTCTACCGGCGCTACGACCACTGGTGGAAGCATCTGCCGGCGGTCGACGTCCGGGTGCTGCCGCCGAACTGA
- a CDS encoding LppU/SCO3897 family protein, whose product MTTTPPQPPQNPYAGQPGGYGPPPQEQFPTYTGQPGQPQPGVVPPGQPMPGQHEYQGPPPQQAPYGQPQFDQNQQFAGPQHQPQMPPMGALQCRFCGSVPAVQATVRGHMGLIILMRFLKLEGPFCKTCGTAAVRDMTAKSMWQGWWGIGSMIVNPFTMLSNIGPSKKFQALPEPMPGAPGRPMNPGKPLFKRPEILGVLLPILVIAAIVIGNLTTTTSSEAKVGDCVQNAGTASDPDVKVVDCSSADAEYEVLGRVSSSVSSTCDLYQDATVTYTEKRGSSGYTLCLGPK is encoded by the coding sequence GTGACCACGACTCCCCCGCAACCGCCCCAGAACCCGTACGCCGGCCAGCCTGGTGGATACGGGCCCCCGCCGCAGGAGCAGTTCCCGACGTACACCGGACAGCCGGGACAGCCGCAGCCGGGCGTGGTTCCGCCCGGCCAGCCGATGCCGGGCCAGCACGAGTACCAGGGCCCGCCGCCGCAGCAGGCGCCGTACGGGCAGCCGCAGTTCGACCAGAATCAGCAGTTCGCAGGGCCGCAGCACCAGCCGCAGATGCCGCCGATGGGTGCCCTGCAGTGCCGCTTCTGTGGGTCCGTCCCCGCGGTGCAGGCGACCGTGCGGGGGCACATGGGGCTGATCATCCTGATGCGCTTCCTCAAGCTGGAAGGCCCGTTCTGCAAGACCTGCGGGACCGCGGCCGTGCGCGACATGACCGCGAAGAGCATGTGGCAGGGCTGGTGGGGCATCGGGTCGATGATCGTCAACCCGTTCACGATGCTGTCGAACATCGGCCCGTCGAAGAAGTTCCAGGCGCTGCCCGAGCCGATGCCGGGCGCTCCGGGCCGGCCGATGAACCCGGGCAAGCCGCTGTTCAAGCGCCCGGAGATCCTCGGCGTGCTGCTGCCGATCCTGGTGATCGCCGCGATCGTGATCGGCAACCTGACCACCACGACGTCGTCCGAGGCGAAGGTCGGCGACTGCGTGCAGAACGCGGGCACGGCCAGCGACCCGGACGTGAAGGTCGTCGACTGCAGCTCGGCGGACGCGGAGTACGAGGTGCTCGGCCGGGTCAGCTCCTCGGTCTCCAGCACCTGCGACCTCTACCAGGACGCGACGGTGACCTACACCGAGAAGCGCGGCTCGAGCGGCTACACGCTCTGCCTCGGTCCCAAGTGA
- a CDS encoding MazG nucleotide pyrophosphohydrolase domain-containing protein, producing the protein MEFSELVTRAREVRSKYAALETARYGREWSREELMLGFLGDVGDLAKLVQGKEGVRPRDDLDEAFAHELADCLWSVLVLADAYDVDLESAFSRTMDQLDEHLG; encoded by the coding sequence ATGGAGTTCTCGGAGCTGGTCACGCGCGCCCGTGAGGTGCGGAGCAAGTACGCCGCCTTGGAGACCGCGCGCTACGGGCGGGAGTGGAGCCGGGAGGAGCTGATGCTCGGGTTCCTCGGCGACGTCGGGGATCTCGCGAAGCTCGTCCAGGGCAAGGAAGGCGTGCGCCCTCGCGATGACCTGGACGAGGCGTTCGCGCACGAGCTGGCCGACTGCCTGTGGTCGGTGCTCGTGCTGGCCGACGCGTACGACGTGGACCTGGAGAGCGCGTTCAGTCGGACGATGGATCAGCTGGACGAGCACTTGGGCTGA
- a CDS encoding helix-turn-helix transcriptional regulator: MRADRLVATLLLMQARGRVTAAELASELEISVATARRDLEALSTAGIPVYPERGRNGGWSLLGGSRTDLSGLTATEAQALFLLVGPAAAIAPEAKAALRKLVRALPETFRGDAEAAAEAVVIDPAGWGENDKARPVVVNDLQHAVVRRLRVRLVYGGRRGAAPSERLVSPLGLIDKDDVWYLIAGTDKGQRTFRVDRVLEATVTEEPAERPDDFDLSAAWAKVVEEMELNRSLLSATVLVQERHLWVMQDRLGRHCEVLGSPEDGWVRTRITAPTPLMIAQHLAGWGGSIEVLEPASVQAELARLGAELVSRYDA, from the coding sequence ATGCGTGCTGATCGGCTGGTGGCGACCCTGTTGCTGATGCAGGCCCGGGGCCGGGTGACGGCTGCTGAGCTGGCGTCAGAGCTGGAGATCTCCGTGGCGACCGCGCGGCGCGATCTGGAAGCGCTCTCGACGGCCGGGATCCCGGTCTACCCCGAGCGCGGCCGCAACGGCGGCTGGTCGTTGCTGGGCGGGTCGCGCACCGACCTGAGCGGGCTGACCGCGACCGAGGCGCAGGCGTTGTTCCTGCTGGTCGGGCCGGCGGCGGCGATCGCGCCCGAGGCCAAGGCCGCGCTGAGGAAGCTGGTGCGCGCTCTCCCGGAGACCTTCCGCGGCGACGCGGAGGCCGCCGCCGAGGCCGTCGTGATCGATCCCGCCGGGTGGGGTGAGAACGACAAGGCCCGGCCGGTGGTGGTCAACGATCTGCAGCACGCCGTCGTACGGCGGCTGAGAGTGCGCCTCGTGTACGGCGGACGCCGGGGTGCGGCGCCGTCGGAGCGGCTGGTGTCGCCGTTGGGGCTGATCGACAAGGACGACGTCTGGTACCTGATCGCGGGGACGGACAAGGGCCAGCGGACGTTCCGGGTGGATCGGGTGCTGGAGGCAACGGTCACCGAGGAACCGGCCGAGCGGCCGGACGACTTCGACCTGTCGGCGGCGTGGGCCAAGGTGGTCGAGGAGATGGAGCTGAACCGGTCGCTGCTCTCGGCGACCGTGCTCGTGCAGGAGCGGCACCTGTGGGTCATGCAGGACCGGCTCGGCCGGCACTGCGAGGTGCTCGGCTCCCCCGAGGACGGGTGGGTGCGGACGCGGATCACCGCGCCGACGCCGTTGATGATCGCGCAGCACCTGGCCGGCTGGGGTGGGTCGATCGAGGTGCTGGAGCCCGCGTCGGTGCAGGCGGAGCTAGCGCGGCTGGGCGCGGAGCTGGTGAGCCGGTACGACGCTTGA
- a CDS encoding phosphotransferase has protein sequence MTTDHQQALLGEWLPGATLVKDLSWGLVGTTVLLLNHNDQLYIAKAGDDADTNIDREVRAHREWLTPWTSRGRAPRLAHSDAEAKLLVTHYLPGDLVEGTPDEHDPGTYHKAGVLLAQLHEQLTVDDEDFEAAENAKSLAWLDGPHRITPDVVSRLRDEVTSWPTPPSTLVPTHGDWQPRNWLTHEGAVSVIDFGRAELRPAWGDFGRLAAQQFRRNPALEAAFLNGYGADPRDPVTWRRSRIREAIGTTCWAYRVGSEDYEQQGHRMIAEALTAGT, from the coding sequence ATGACCACGGACCACCAGCAGGCGCTGCTAGGGGAGTGGCTCCCAGGAGCCACCCTCGTCAAGGACCTCAGCTGGGGCCTCGTCGGCACCACCGTCCTGCTGCTGAACCACAACGACCAGCTCTACATCGCCAAGGCCGGCGACGACGCCGACACCAACATCGACCGCGAGGTCCGCGCCCACCGCGAGTGGCTGACCCCCTGGACGTCCCGCGGGCGTGCGCCCCGCCTCGCGCACTCCGACGCCGAGGCGAAGCTCCTGGTTACCCACTACCTACCCGGCGACCTGGTGGAAGGCACTCCTGACGAACACGATCCCGGCACCTACCACAAGGCCGGCGTGCTGCTGGCTCAGCTGCACGAGCAGCTCACCGTCGACGACGAAGACTTCGAGGCCGCCGAGAATGCTAAGTCCCTCGCCTGGCTGGACGGTCCTCACCGCATCACGCCCGACGTGGTGAGCCGACTCCGCGACGAGGTCACCTCCTGGCCCACCCCACCCAGCACTCTCGTCCCGACCCACGGCGACTGGCAGCCCCGCAACTGGCTCACCCACGAAGGCGCCGTCAGCGTCATCGACTTCGGCCGGGCCGAACTCAGACCCGCCTGGGGCGACTTCGGTCGCCTGGCCGCCCAGCAGTTCCGCCGGAACCCCGCCCTCGAAGCAGCCTTCCTCAACGGCTACGGCGCCGACCCCCGCGACCCCGTCACCTGGCGCCGCAGCCGCATCCGAGAAGCCATCGGCACCACCTGCTGGGCGTATCGAGTCGGCAGCGAGGACTACGAACAACAAGGCCACCGCATGATCGCGGAGGCTCTCACCGCCGGGACCTGA
- a CDS encoding LLM class flavin-dependent oxidoreductase, whose protein sequence is MQLGVNVPNFGPGATPDRLLAWARTVEGLGYDLLLTSDHVAITPDVVEQYPAPFYEPFTLLSWLAGQTGSIRLGTTVLIAPYRHPLLVARMAANLHQLSGGRFVLGVGVGWATQEFEALGLDYRRRGRETDELLDALTSAWQDTDDYGSNDLPIWVGGTTDAGLRRSIRYGASWHPLRQSMGWYRDGAARLRATADALGQPDPGFAPRILLHLTDRPQADGTRLAGEGSIDQILGDLDELRLLGAHTVVLDPFVGDPAETEHPEIAWRALATVRAGMEKQ, encoded by the coding sequence ATGCAACTCGGTGTGAACGTCCCCAACTTCGGCCCCGGCGCGACCCCGGACCGGCTGCTCGCCTGGGCGCGCACCGTCGAAGGGCTCGGCTACGACCTGCTCCTGACGTCCGACCACGTCGCGATCACCCCGGACGTCGTCGAGCAGTACCCGGCGCCGTTCTACGAGCCGTTCACCCTGCTGTCCTGGCTGGCCGGACAGACTGGCTCGATCAGGCTCGGTACGACGGTGCTGATCGCGCCGTACCGGCATCCGCTCCTGGTCGCGCGGATGGCCGCGAATCTGCACCAGCTCAGCGGCGGCCGCTTCGTGCTCGGGGTCGGCGTCGGCTGGGCGACCCAGGAGTTCGAGGCGCTCGGTCTCGACTACCGGCGCCGCGGCCGGGAGACCGACGAACTGCTCGACGCACTCACTAGCGCGTGGCAGGACACCGACGACTACGGCAGCAACGACCTCCCGATCTGGGTCGGCGGTACGACGGACGCCGGCCTGCGTCGCTCCATCCGGTACGGCGCCTCGTGGCATCCGCTGCGCCAGTCGATGGGCTGGTACCGCGACGGCGCGGCCCGGTTGCGGGCGACGGCCGACGCACTCGGCCAGCCCGACCCCGGCTTCGCGCCGCGGATCCTGCTGCATCTCACCGACCGGCCGCAGGCCGACGGGACCCGGTTGGCCGGGGAGGGCTCGATCGACCAGATCCTCGGTGACCTCGACGAGCTGCGGCTGCTCGGCGCGCACACCGTCGTACTGGACCCTTTCGTCGGCGATCCTGCCGAGACCGAACATCCCGAGATCGCCTGGCGGGCCCTGGCGACCGTGCGGGCAGGAATGGAGAAACAGTGA
- a CDS encoding OsmC family protein codes for MGDDTLRSIHFERTGNSKYVVHNKRGGSITVGSGGPDDTDFTPVELLLAAIGACSAIDVDVVTSRRAEPSDFRAVVSGDKVRDAEEGNRIENLKVEFTITFPDDEDGDKARVALPRAVKMSHDRLCTVSRTVELGTPITVDLNNGELTISPSARPADPSSD; via the coding sequence ATGGGCGACGACACACTCCGGTCGATCCACTTCGAGCGGACCGGGAACAGCAAGTACGTCGTGCACAACAAGCGCGGCGGCAGCATCACGGTCGGTTCCGGCGGCCCGGACGACACCGACTTCACCCCGGTCGAGCTGCTGCTCGCCGCGATCGGCGCCTGCTCGGCGATCGACGTCGACGTGGTCACCAGCCGCCGCGCCGAGCCGAGCGACTTCCGCGCGGTGGTCAGCGGCGACAAGGTCCGCGACGCCGAGGAAGGCAACCGGATCGAGAACCTCAAGGTCGAGTTCACCATCACCTTCCCCGACGACGAGGACGGCGACAAGGCCCGGGTCGCCCTTCCCCGCGCGGTGAAGATGTCCCACGACCGCCTGTGCACCGTCAGCCGCACCGTCGAGCTCGGCACCCCGATCACCGTCGACCTCAACAACGGCGAACTGACGATCAGCCCAAGTGCTCGTCCAGCTGATCCATCGTCCGACTGA
- a CDS encoding VOC family protein, which yields MNFISPVPMPGPDAVAPEVYRTIYPMPMFTIVPTEDLEASKDFWIRGLGFIDLFTMPGQVTHLRRWAFQDVLLVPGSAPAEAPGFATSFSCVLSQIDEIAQACEALAPGSTIGPEIKLWNSLELTVITPENSRVVMTAARPHDEQSLENLRAMGIGVPD from the coding sequence ATGAACTTCATCAGCCCAGTACCGATGCCCGGACCCGACGCGGTCGCGCCGGAGGTCTACCGCACCATCTACCCGATGCCGATGTTCACCATCGTGCCGACCGAGGACCTGGAGGCGTCGAAGGACTTCTGGATCCGCGGGCTCGGATTCATCGATCTGTTCACCATGCCCGGTCAGGTCACGCACCTGCGCCGGTGGGCGTTCCAGGACGTGCTGCTCGTGCCGGGTTCGGCGCCGGCGGAGGCGCCTGGTTTCGCGACGAGCTTCTCGTGCGTCCTGAGCCAGATCGACGAGATCGCGCAGGCCTGCGAGGCTCTGGCGCCGGGAAGCACGATCGGGCCGGAGATCAAGCTGTGGAACTCGCTCGAGCTGACCGTGATCACGCCGGAGAACTCCCGCGTGGTGATGACCGCCGCCCGGCCACACGACGAGCAGAGCCTGGAAAATCTGCGCGCGATGGGCATCGGCGTACCAGACTGA